The following are encoded in a window of Megalops cyprinoides isolate fMegCyp1 chromosome 16, fMegCyp1.pri, whole genome shotgun sequence genomic DNA:
- the LOC118790693 gene encoding myeloid protein 1-like translates to MRLRFGTLCRGNPFNSRRSCDKFGCGHYGAPRKGGRHSGLDIVCSDGALVYAPFSGTIVRRSRPYGNGNAIDDGIQIQSGGLCVKLFYLRPWRTSGRVSLGQAIGTMLPMQKVFRGITSHVHVQMCDRSDPSRYF, encoded by the exons ATGCGGCTCCGGTTTGGCACCCTCTGCAGGGGAAACCCCTTTAACTCCAGGAGGAGCTGTGACAAGTTCGGCTGTGGACACTACGGAGCACCCCG GAAAGGGGGCAGACACAGCGGGCTGGACATTGTGTGTTCAGACGGTGCCTTGGTGTATGCCCCATTCAGTGGCACCATTGTCCGCCGTTCCAGACCGTATGGGAATGGTAATGCCATAGACGACGGCATTCAAATCCAAAGCGGAG GTCTGTGTGTGAAGCTCTTCTATCTCCGACCGTGGAGGACCTCTGGCAGGGTTTCTCTGGGCCAGGCGATCGGGACCATGCTTCCCATGCAGAAAGTTTTCCGCGGGATCACCTCTCATGTCCACGTCCAGATGTGTGACAGATCCGACCCCAGCCGGTACTTCTAG
- the LOC118790610 gene encoding ribonuclease-like 3 — translation MRFQSPGLVLDLVLVLLLVLVPTECARGLNNEGPPPHVKPRYEKFHLQHIFGNMNEHKCNSEIAKREIYEIDGRTCKETNTFITASSQEVRKVCKDAGTPEGNLFRSNQPFPVITCKLTNGNKHQPTQKPNCEYKGIKSTRTIVIACDEGWPVHYDRDVVDLN, via the coding sequence atgaggTTTCAAAGCCCTGGTCTGGTTCTGGATCTGGTTCTGGTACTGCTTCTGGTTCTGGTCCCTACTGAGTGTGCACGTGGATTGAACAATGAAGGTCCACCTCCCCACGTGAAGCCACGTTACGAGAAATTTCATCTACAACATATTTTTGGAAACATGAATGAACACAAATGCAACAGTGAAATTGCAAAACGAGAAATCTATGAGATTGATGGCAGGACCTGCAAAGAAACAAATACCTTCATTACTGCAAGCAGTCAAGAAGTCAGAAAAGTGTGTAAAGATGCAGGGACACCTGAGGGAAACCTGTTTCGCAGTAATCAGCCCTTTCCAGTTATCACCTGTAAACTCACAAACGGTAATAAGCATCAGCCTACGCAGAAACCTAATTGTGAATACAAGGGGATAAAGAGCACGAGGACAATTGTAATTGCCTGTGACGAGGGGTGGCCTGTGCACTATGACAGAGACGTTGTAGATCTTAACTGA